The Pseudomonadota bacterium genome includes a region encoding these proteins:
- a CDS encoding EF-hand domain-containing protein: MNTTEQKSGMRQIIFIVFIILFVCTMITPGIAQEKPTTDKNSKPSKVIIRVRSKGDFVGTVSHVNMVSKTITVRNKGIVVTFDVLNPVFKGYKNLEQIRVGDKIAISYTGDGARITKAIGIYSVFQQEIAKPISESTKQKHASTKTNKEHPVRIKERTNSRHFRDVDNNNDGRITPVELSAVVPNLTVEDFKKYDRNGDGYLNEAEYNAINKSVTHGYNR; this comes from the coding sequence TTGAATACAACAGAACAAAAGAGCGGTATGAGGCAAATCATATTTATAGTTTTTATTATTCTTTTTGTTTGTACAATGATAACCCCAGGAATTGCACAGGAAAAACCGACCACAGATAAAAACTCCAAGCCATCAAAAGTAATAATCAGGGTAAGATCAAAGGGGGATTTCGTTGGTACTGTTTCTCATGTAAATATGGTTAGCAAAACCATTACCGTTAGAAACAAGGGGATAGTTGTAACCTTTGATGTGCTCAATCCGGTTTTTAAGGGCTATAAGAACCTTGAACAAATAAGGGTCGGCGATAAAATAGCAATATCCTACACAGGCGACGGCGCAAGAATAACAAAGGCTATCGGTATATATAGCGTTTTTCAACAAGAAATAGCAAAACCGATATCCGAATCCACAAAGCAAAAACATGCATCAACTAAAACCAATAAAGAACACCCTGTTAGGATCAAAGAAAGAACAAATAGCAGGCATTTCAGGGATGTGGATAACAACAATGATGGCAGGATCACCCCTGTCGAGCTAAGCGCTGTTGTACCAAATTTAACCGTTGAAGATTTTAAAAAATACGACAGAAACGGTGACGGCTATCTTAACGAAGCAGAATATAATGCAATTAATAAATCTGTAACACATGGTTACAACCGTTAA
- a CDS encoding polymer-forming cytoskeletal protein, with protein MIFRKKESSLEVIIGAESSIKGDLTSKGIVRMDGTIEGSINADWLIVGETGAIKGDVTLRGIVTNGKIEGNIKSKETVEIKSKGIVEGDIDADWIMIGESAMVKGDVTLRAIIINGNIEGNIQSKEIVKIKSKGIVEGDIYTLKLAISEGAIFDGRSCMQNITDSDNKDVLPFERKAKKSL; from the coding sequence ATGATATTCAGAAAAAAAGAATCGTCGCTTGAAGTGATTATAGGAGCTGAATCCAGCATTAAAGGCGATCTTACCAGCAAAGGTATTGTCAGAATGGATGGGACAATCGAAGGAAGCATAAATGCGGACTGGTTGATAGTAGGCGAAACCGGTGCGATAAAGGGCGATGTCACTTTAAGAGGTATTGTGACAAATGGAAAAATAGAAGGAAACATAAAATCAAAAGAAACTGTAGAAATAAAATCCAAAGGCATTGTAGAAGGGGATATTGATGCAGACTGGATAATGATAGGTGAGTCCGCGATGGTCAAAGGCGATGTTACTTTGAGAGCTATAATCATAAACGGAAATATAGAAGGAAACATACAATCAAAAGAAATAGTAAAGATAAAATCCAAAGGCATTGTAGAAGGGGATATTTATACACTAAAACTCGCAATATCTGAAGGCGCTATTTTTGACGGCCGTTCTTGTATGCAAAATATCACAGACTCAGACAATAAGGATGTTTTGCCCTTTGAACGAAAGGCGAAGAAGTCTCTATAG
- a CDS encoding polymer-forming cytoskeletal protein translates to MINIAPGGSGDGEEKVTTVIADDLEIQGTMKFKNSLMIKGILEGEIISEGLLIVGPTAKVAAKITTKDLISHGEIQGDVTASDRVMLKSTSSHNGNITTPYIVIESGSIFNGSCIMKREEPVQIADVVFTEAMVEKETVSEEEITEETEMQITEEQITEEQITEEQITEEQITEEQITEEQITETVWSTTEEQITEEQITEEQITEEQITEEQITETVWSTEDEYSVPKPPKAELF, encoded by the coding sequence ATGATAAACATTGCTCCTGGGGGCTCAGGTGACGGCGAAGAAAAGGTCACAACGGTAATTGCTGATGATTTAGAAATTCAGGGTACCATGAAATTCAAAAATTCTCTCATGATTAAAGGCATTCTCGAAGGAGAGATTATATCTGAGGGTTTGTTGATTGTTGGACCTACTGCAAAAGTTGCAGCCAAGATTACTACAAAGGACCTTATATCTCACGGTGAAATTCAAGGGGATGTTACTGCCAGCGATCGAGTTATGCTGAAAAGCACTTCATCCCATAATGGCAATATTACGACGCCATATATTGTGATAGAGAGCGGTTCTATCTTTAACGGATCCTGTATTATGAAGAGGGAAGAACCTGTTCAAATAGCGGATGTTGTTTTTACTGAGGCTATGGTTGAAAAAGAAACAGTATCCGAAGAAGAAATAACGGAAGAAACAGAAATGCAGATAACAGAGGAACAGATAACAGAGGAACAGATAACAGAGGAACAGATAACAGAGGAACAGATAACAGAGGAACAGATAACAGAGGAACAGATAACAGAGACTGTCTGGTCCACTACAGAGGAACAGATAACAGAGGAACAGATAACAGAGGAACAGATAACAGAGGAACAGATAACAGAGGAACAGATAACAGAGACTGTCTGGTCCACTGAGGACGAATATTCTGTGCCGAAACCACCCAAGGCGGAACTATTTTGA
- a CDS encoding LysR family transcriptional regulator — protein sequence MKIAYKVWLDTDGKAFGEGPYRVLKQIEKAGSLHQAAIDLKISYRKAWLIINSVEEKLGFDFLERKVGGLSGGGSHITPSGKAFLKKYEDFRRELEEVLENTYQKHFGT from the coding sequence ATGAAAATTGCCTATAAAGTCTGGCTGGATACTGATGGAAAAGCCTTCGGAGAAGGTCCATATAGAGTTCTAAAACAAATAGAAAAGGCCGGTTCGCTACACCAGGCTGCCATTGATCTCAAGATCTCTTATCGAAAAGCATGGCTTATTATCAATTCTGTTGAAGAAAAGCTCGGTTTTGACTTTCTTGAACGAAAAGTAGGCGGCTTGTCAGGAGGCGGTTCACATATTACTCCCTCCGGTAAAGCATTTCTCAAAAAATATGAAGATTTTCGTAGGGAACTGGAAGAAGTGCTTGAGAATACATATCAAAAACATTTTGGCACATAA
- a CDS encoding IclR family transcriptional regulator yields MKNDTMKEQYSIKVLEKIVTILNLYTDKENSFTLTEIKKRTGFPKTTVFRILKTFENAGFFKYDLANEKYSLGLRFLELGGIVYESLSIRKAAAPYMDSLSQNLKAIILLGVIKNDQLLYIDKNESNSIIRISARTGLKRPPYYGMLGMTLLAHMDEEEIKRLLQQYPPTKITEYTVTDTDEIMHKLNEARKLGYYVEKDEVVEGLLGIGVPIRDYYGNVVAALGATQPAFQIKKGAIEDIIQELMKASRLISKELGHVE; encoded by the coding sequence ATGAAAAATGATACCATGAAAGAACAGTATAGCATAAAGGTACTAGAAAAAATCGTAACAATACTAAACCTTTATACTGATAAAGAAAATTCATTCACACTTACCGAGATAAAAAAAAGGACGGGTTTTCCTAAAACAACAGTATTCAGAATCCTGAAGACCTTTGAGAACGCCGGTTTTTTTAAATATGATCTTGCAAACGAAAAGTACAGTCTGGGTTTAAGATTCCTTGAATTGGGCGGTATTGTGTATGAGTCCCTGTCCATAAGGAAAGCTGCAGCCCCTTATATGGATTCTCTCTCACAGAACCTTAAGGCTATCATTCTCCTCGGTGTTATAAAGAACGACCAACTTTTGTATATCGATAAAAACGAGTCAAATAGTATAATACGGATCAGCGCACGTACAGGCCTTAAAAGACCTCCCTATTACGGAATGTTGGGTATGACACTGCTTGCCCATATGGATGAGGAGGAAATAAAACGGCTTCTGCAGCAATATCCGCCAACTAAAATAACAGAATATACTGTAACGGATACGGATGAAATTATGCATAAGCTGAATGAAGCAAGGAAACTCGGATATTATGTAGAAAAGGACGAAGTTGTAGAGGGGCTTCTTGGTATCGGAGTGCCAATCAGGGATTACTACGGAAATGTTGTTGCTGCACTCGGAGCTACTCAACCGGCGTTCCAGATAAAAAAAGGCGCCATCGAAGACATCATACAAGAGTTAATGAAAGCATCGAGGCTCATATCAAAGGAACTCGGCCATGTCGAGTAA
- a CDS encoding polymer-forming cytoskeletal protein — translation MTNTTSSVSDVVEKDVTTILADDLEVQGTIKFKSSLMIKGVLEGEIISEGLLIVGSTAKVKATITTKNLISYGEIHGDVTASEQVILKSTAVHNGNVTTRNIVIENGSVFNGSCMMKARDINPV, via the coding sequence ATGACCAACACAACTTCCAGCGTTTCTGACGTAGTTGAAAAAGATGTTACCACGATACTTGCTGATGATTTAGAAGTTCAGGGTACAATAAAATTCAAAAGTTCTCTCATGATAAAAGGTGTTCTCGAAGGAGAGATCATATCGGAAGGGCTATTGATTGTTGGGTCTACTGCAAAAGTTAAAGCAACGATTACTACAAAAAACCTCATATCCTACGGTGAGATTCATGGGGATGTTACTGCGAGCGAGCAGGTTATACTGAAAAGCACTGCAGTTCATAACGGTAATGTCACAACACGAAATATTGTGATTGAGAATGGTTCGGTTTTTAACGGTTCCTGTATGATGAAGGCCAGAGATATTAATCCTGTTTAA
- a CDS encoding polymer-forming cytoskeletal protein, whose translation MTNSVSNTSDVGEEGVTTILADDLEIQGTIKFKSSLMIKGVLEGEIVSEGLLIVGSTAKVKATITTKNLISHGEIQGDVTASEQAILKSTAVHNGNITTPNVVIESGSVFNGSCIMKREPVGA comes from the coding sequence ATGACAAACTCAGTTTCTAATACCTCTGATGTCGGCGAAGAAGGTGTTACCACGATACTTGCTGATGATTTAGAAATTCAGGGTACAATAAAATTCAAAAGTTCTCTCATGATAAAGGGTGTTCTCGAAGGAGAGATTGTATCGGAGGGGCTATTGATTGTTGGATCTACTGCAAAAGTTAAAGCTACGATTACTACAAAAAACCTCATATCCCATGGTGAGATTCAGGGAGATGTTACTGCCAGCGAGCAGGCTATACTGAAAAGCACTGCAGTTCATAACGGCAACATTACAACACCAAATGTTGTAATTGAGAGCGGTTCGGTCTTTAACGGCTCTTGTATCATGAAGAGAGAGCCTGTAGGCGCTTAG
- a CDS encoding M23 family metallopeptidase encodes MYFMILRKNIFKMDEEDFNRLSMNKIKLFLRKSFTSITIMVVPHSKIRPLRIKVPAIALFSCLLLSIIGAVYVVSIGVNTIEYYGMRRKLNYISSQFSELKIVMFSLKKAEAEFSKLLSLKSKKTILEEADFANTGALNIELLKKQVDETIQSVSEIRIYIEEQKNLYHATPTGWPLKGTINSGFGLREHPIYGRDASHSGIDIGASIGTPVKATADGMVSFSSWHNDSGYIVVLEHGHGFTTVYAHNKENRVKVGQKVKRGEVVGVSGSTGATTGPHLHYEVWKNRRPINPASFLKDIS; translated from the coding sequence ATGTATTTTATGATACTTAGGAAAAATATTTTTAAAATGGACGAAGAAGATTTTAATAGATTATCAATGAACAAGATCAAGCTTTTTTTGAGAAAAAGTTTTACCTCCATCACTATTATGGTAGTGCCACACTCAAAAATCAGGCCTTTAAGAATCAAGGTGCCTGCAATCGCTTTGTTTTCGTGCCTTCTGCTTAGCATCATCGGTGCTGTTTATGTAGTATCCATAGGGGTTAATACCATAGAGTATTATGGGATGAGGAGAAAGCTTAATTATATTTCCTCGCAATTCAGTGAACTGAAAATCGTGATGTTTTCTCTCAAAAAGGCTGAGGCCGAGTTTTCAAAGCTTCTTTCTCTTAAATCCAAAAAAACCATTCTTGAAGAAGCGGACTTTGCAAATACCGGCGCCCTTAACATTGAGTTATTAAAAAAACAGGTTGATGAGACAATCCAATCTGTCTCAGAAATCAGAATATATATTGAGGAACAGAAAAATCTTTATCATGCAACTCCAACAGGATGGCCATTGAAGGGTACGATAAATTCAGGGTTTGGCCTTCGGGAACATCCTATTTACGGAAGAGATGCATCTCATTCAGGGATAGATATCGGTGCGTCCATCGGTACTCCGGTAAAAGCTACAGCAGACGGTATGGTAAGTTTTTCAAGCTGGCACAACGACAGCGGATATATAGTAGTGCTCGAACACGGACATGGCTTTACAACCGTTTATGCACACAACAAAGAAAATCGTGTTAAGGTCGGTCAAAAGGTAAAACGGGGAGAAGTGGTTGGAGTTTCCGGCTCCACTGGCGCCACAACAGGTCCACACCTCCATTATGAGGTCTGGAAAAACAGAAGACCTATTAATCCAGCTTCGTTTTTAAAGGACATATCATGA